The Nocardia sp. NBC_01329 sequence AGAAGGTTGCGGCACAGGAAAAGGCGTGGGAGGAAAAGAAATCCGCGGAGAAGACCCGGCGTTCCTGTCTGGACGGTATCGCCATGGCGCAACCGGCGCTGGCGCTGGCCGAGAAGGTCTGTTCCCGTAGCGCCCGCGCCGGTCTACCGGAGGAATTGATTCCGGCGGATCTGCGTATCGTCCATCTGGGCGGCCCGGAGAGCGCGGAGGAACGCTTGCGCAAAGCCACCCTCGCCTTCGCCGCCGCTATCCGTCATACGGAAGACGCCGCCGAAGCCGCTCGCGGCGCCCGCCGTCCGTTATCCGCCGAGGACTGGCTCGTGTACTGGCCCGCCGTCGGCGTGTAGGTGCGCTGACCACCTCGTACGCGTCCGGACGATGGACCGTTTCGCCCGGGCCGGGTCAGTCGGTATCCACTGGCCGATGGTCTGCGGGCCAGGGCTCCCGGACGAGTTTTGTCGCATCTGCTTCGTCCAGCTCGATGTCGAATATCTCGGCGAGGATCTTCGGCACGTCGGTTCGTTCCACCTCACGGGTCTCGCCGGTCCCATCCGGGTATCCGGTGATCAGTGTGACGCCGTCGAGCATGTGATGCGCCTCCGGATGAAATCTCTGTGCGATCGGGCGCATGGTGAACGGTGAATGCGGGGACGTCGATACATAGTGATTACCGACTGTCTGATCGATCCGGTACTGCGGGTTCATGGTGAACGTTCGCCGGGTCAGCCAGCCGTTGCGGGAGAAGTGGTGCAGTGTCCACAGCTCTTCGCCCAGTTCGTCCACGCCGTGCTCGAGCCTGAACCGCCAGGCACCTACGGTGAATTCATCATCGCGCGCGGTCAGTTCGATCGGTTCCAGCGGGCCCGAACCGAAACCGACATCGCACAACCAGGCCCGTCCGTCGTCTGCGGTGGTCACCCGCAGCAGTGCGTGCGTGGCAGGTAGCAGACGACTGTCCTGGCCCATGAAGATCCGCCCGGCCAGACCGGTGACACCGAAGCCGAGCCGTTCCAGCGCGGCGGCGAACAACGCGCAGTTCTCGAAACAGTATCCGCCCCGTCGACGCCGAACCATCTTGTCCTGCATCGACTCCACGTCCAGTCGCACCGGCCGGCCCAGGATGATCTCCAGGTTCTCGAATGGGAACGTCGTGGTGTGCCCGCGTACCAGTCCGCGCAGCGTCGCGAGGGTCGGCGTACGTTCCCCGTCGAAACCGATACGGGCCAGATATGCGTCCAAGTCCAGATCCTCACCGCTCCAGCGGTAGGACGGATGTATGGATGTACTCATGCTCTCCTCGGGTCTATCCGCGGTCGAAGTGCTCGATCAGTCGGGAATAGCTGTCGTCGCCGTGGCCGGCCGACAGCGCATCCGCGACCATCTGCCTGGTGTATGACGGCAGCGTGTCGTCGACTCCCCGGGCCCGGCTCTCGGCGATCAGGTCGTCGATGGAGGGCAGGTGATGTTTGAGCGCACCGAACGGGGTGGCGTACTCGGCGCGATCGATCTCGGCGCCGAACATCGGGAACAAGGACGGCAGCGCGGCGAGGGACGGTTCCGCCTGTTCGCTGTAACTCTCGATCGAGATTCCGGCATTGCGGAGAAGTGCCGCGGCATGGAGGAATCCGTTCAACAGACCCCACATGATGCCGTGGAAAGCCATTCCGTACACCAAGGGCACACTCGGATCGGTCGACACATGAGTTGCACGCCCGCCGAGAGCCCGCAACTCCGCTTCGTGACGATCGAACACCCGCCGAGGTCCGCCGAAGAAGATCACCGCGTCCGGCGAGCCGATCGCGGGCGCGATGGTCATGATCTGCCCGTGCAGATAATCCGCACCGTGTGCGGTCACCAGTTCAGCCGCCGCCGTCGCTTGATCGGACGGGCCGTCGGTCAGATTGACCACGGTTCGGCCCGCCAACTTCGTGCCCACCGACTGCAACAGTTCCGCTGCCACCGCCGCGCCCTGGACATTGACGATCAATAACTGGGCCTCGCTCACAGCCGACTCCGGGGACGCGGCCGCCCGGGCCCCCTTGGCTACCAGCGGCTCCGCTTTTTCCGCCGACCTGTTCCACACCACGACCTGGTGACCGGCATCCAGAATGGCCGTAGCCAGTGCGGATCCCATTTCACCCAAACCGATTACTGCGACTGTCATGATTCTCCCGTTCTGGTGGTTACCCAGAAGACGCTAGAACCTGAACTTTTGTTTAGATCAAGCGAGTGAGACGCAGGTCACTCTCGCCGACCGTCGCCCGGTCAGACGGTGATACAGCTCGCCGAACACCATGGCGGTTTCGGAAGAAGCATCCTCGGACAGGTCGTAGCGGGCCAATTCGGCACCGGTGTGCTCGATGCTGCCCTCCGGTGACCGGAGATTGTTGTAGAAGACGAAATGCTGATCCGACAGGACCTTCGAGCTCGGACCGGTCGCCAGGGCGCTGGCATCGAGGTCGTAGTCGGCACCCACCGAGGTGCGCACATCCCAGCCGAGTCCGACAGCGATCTCGGTCAGATTGGGGGCTTGTTCGGACAGCGAGACATTGCCGCCCTTGGCCAGTGAGACACTCATGTTCACCTTCCCGAAGCGCCGAACACGCCCGACGACCGAGAGCGCCGGACGCCCGGCGAAAACAGATGAGGCGCCGCTGCGCCGGACGGGTCGAATGCCGGGCAGCCGGACTCAGAACTTCTCTTCGTTCTCCGCCCAGGACTTCAGCGTCGCCACCCGATGCTCCAGGGCGCGCAGTTCGCTGTCGTCGAGCACGGTGCGCTGAATACCCTGAGCGACCACGAAAGCCGACTGCCGGTGGTCGTCGATGACATCCACATCGAGACGGACCGCGACATAGTCGTCGGCGCCCGGCATCTCCTCGGCGATGACCTTGGCCGCGCCGCGCGCGCACAGCGCCACATCGCCGCCACCCAGAATGAGCAGGGCGACCTGCGGCCGCTCCCGCAGCCGAGCCAGTGAACCGCGATCGAACTTCAGACTGAGCAGGATCCGCCGGTCACCGGCACGCACCGGCCACGACACCGGAATGGCATGCGGCGCGGGATCTGTGGTGACCAGAACCGCGATCGTCTCCTGCGGCCACTGCGGCAGCGCTTCCAGCTCGGGATGGTCGGTTGCGGGATTTTCCGCAGGGCTGAGTCCGGCTGCCATATCGTCCCCTCCTGGATCGACGTGGTACCGCGGGGGTATGCCGTACCACGCACCAGTCTAGAGGTCGGCGCGGACACGCGCGGGGGAAGTACCGACCGCGACCTGCAACGGAACGCGCTGATACCGACCGGAATCGGTGAGATGCCGGGAAAGGGGTGGTGGGCGGTGGCCGTCCTCGACGGCTCACGATGTGCGCAGCCGTCAGGCGGGGGCCAGGGTGATGGACTCGAGGGGGAGGGTTCTGGACCATTCGCGGCCCATCGCGGCGGGCTTGATTTCGGTGGACGCGTCGTGGCGGGCGTGGTCGCCGAGCTGAACGCCACCGAGTGCGGTGAGCTTCGCGGCGGCGATCTCGCCGCCGCGATTGAAGGTGTTGTCGTACACCGAATCGCCCAGCCCGAACACCGCGAAACGTAGGGCCGTCAGGTCCGGTCGATGTGCCTCCAGCGCTTCGAAGAACGGTTCGGCGCCGGTGGGCAGATCGCCCTCGCCGTAGGTGGAGCACACGATGATATGGAAGATCTCCGGGTCGAGTTCGGTGATATCGAACTCGCTCATATCGAAGACGGTGATCTGGTGTTCGTTCAGCTCCTCGGCTACTGCCTCGGCAACTTTCTCCGCTGTGCCCATTTCCGAACCGAACAGGACGACGATCCGCACCGCGCCTCTCCTTCCGCTGAAACTTTGGAAAGGCAATCCTAACTTACGGCCTCCCGCTGGCGGGGCGCGAGCACCGCGTCCTGCTCGTCCAACAGGCTGAAGTATTTGCGCAGCATGAGGGCGGCGGTGGCGGCCAGGCCCGCGGTCAGCCCCCACCAGACTCCGGCCGCACCCATGCCTGCCGGATAGGCCAGCACCAGTGCCGTCGGCAGCCCGACGATCCAGTAGCCGACCACCGACAGCCGGAAACCCGCGTTGGTGGCCTGCAATCCGCGCAGCAGTCCGGTGCCGATGTTCTGGGCCGCGTCGAAGAACTGCAGCACGATACCGATCAGCAGTAGCGCCCGCGCAACCTCCAGGGTCGCGGCATCGGTGGGATCGAGGAACGGGCGCAGCACCAGGTCGGGGACGAAGGCGTAAGCCAGACCGGTGACCAGCGCAACCACCCCGGCGAACTGAAGTGCCAGCCAGGCCAGGCCCCGCGCGTGCGCGGTCTCGTCCCGGGCGACACTGTGGCTGACCAGGATCGAAGCGCCGTGTGAGATACCGATGGCAATCTGGAACACGATGTAGATCACCTGGTACACAACATTGTGGGCGGCCAGTGCCGCCGGTCCGAACGCACCCATGACCAGTGCGAGCACCGAGAACATCCCGGCCTCGGAACCGTAGGTCAGGGCGATGGGTGTACCCAGCCGCAGTTCGCCGCGAACGGTCGCCATCCGCACCGGCCACGGACAGACCGGCAGAGTAGGGCCCAGTTCCGGATCGCGACGCACCATCGTCCAGAACACGGCGAACATCAGCAGGAACACCAGCGAGGTCGCCGCCCCCACACCGGTCAACCCGAGCGCGGGCAGCCCGGCCCAGCCGTGGATCAGGGCCATGGCGAGCACGAGATTGACCGCGATCGAACCCAAGGTGACCGCGAGCAGCGCCTGCGGCCGCTGCATCCCCACGGTGTACTGGCGCAGCACCTGGAACCACAGGCAGGGCAACAGGCCCGGGGCCAGCGCCACCATCAGCGGCCGGGCATCGGCCAGGACACCGGCGTCCTGGCCGAGCCATTGCAGCGACCAGCCCAGGCCGATCAGTATCGCGCCGCCGAGCAGGCCGGCGACGGTGGCGATCAGGAAGCTCGACCGCACCACATCGCGGATCTCGGGGTCGGGATCGTCGCCGCGTTTCCCGGCGGCGCCCACCGCGGCGGCGATCTGGTTACCGCTACCGGTGATCAGTCCGACGCACATGGTGCGGATCTGGTTGAACAGCACCAAGGCGAGGCCGCCCGCGGCGACCGCGCGTACGCCGAGGCCGCCCATCAGGGCGATATTGGTGGTGGATACGGCGACCTGCGCTAGCTGGGTCAGCGCGATGGGGGTGGCCAGGGCGGCCAGCCGCCGGCCGTCTGGACGATATCGCGAGAGAGGTGTGCCGATCACCGGGCCCGCACCATAGTGTCCGATTCCTCCCTGTGTTCGTGATCGTCCGATCGGGTGACGCGGACGGCGGGGGTATTCCCGGTAACGGCATCGTTCAAAACGGCCGCCCCCACCGGCCGGCTTCCCCTACCCGCGGGTGCGTAGCGCGCCAGCATGGCGTGCACATCGCGTTCGGTCTCGGAATCGAGCAGTTCCCGGGCGGCCATCCAGTCGTCATCGAAGACGGTGTCGAGATATTTCTCGCCGCCGTCGCAGACGATGGTGACGATGGTGGACCCGGCCGGGAACTCCTCGAGCCGGGTCAGTGCGGCATGGACCGAACCACCCGCGGAACCGCCGAGCATCAGGCCCAGCCGATGCGATATCGCGCGGCAGGTGGCGAACGCGGCCCGATCCGTCACCTTGACTCCCTCGTCGAGCAGGTCGTAGTCCACGGCGGTCCCGATGGTGGCGCCCGGCGGGGTGCCGGTGCCGGACTGCCAGTACGGTCCACCCGGCCCGCCGAAGGCGATCGAACCGACCGGTTCGACCCCGATCACCCGCGGTACACAGCCCAGTTGCCGCAACCGGGTCGCGGTGCCGAACAGGGAACCACCGGTGCCGACCGCGGAAAGCAGAATATCGACGCGATCCACTTCGGCCAGTATTTCCTCGGCAACCGCGTAATAGCCCACGGCATTGGCGTCGTTGTTGTGTTGTTCGGTGAAGAACGCGTCGGGAAGCGCGGCCGCCATCGCGGCCGCGTGATCCTCCCGCGCCGAGGTCGCCAGCTCGTCGTCGCCGTCGGCGGCGACGAAAACCAGCTCCGCGCCCATTGCCCGCATCGCCCGCAGTTTGTCCTTACTCGCGTGATGGTCGACCACCGCGGTGAAACGATAGCCGCGTTCGGCGGCGACCACCGCGAGACCGAGCCCGGTATTTCCGGATGTGGATTCGATGATATGTCCGTCATCGCGCAGCAAACCCCGACGCTCCGCGTCGAGAACCATTTCTCGCGCCATCCGGATCTTGGCGGCGCCGGTCGGGTTGAACTGTTCGAGCTTGAGAAGTAATCGAGTACCGGACGGGGTCGCGGCCAATTCGAAGAGAGGGGTGCGGCCGATCAGGTCCGTGACACGGGTGACGAGGGACATGGCGGATCTCCTGGGCGTCGATTGCGGGCGGTGCGATGAGACCTGGACTGACGGTCTCACTGAAAGGATTGATCGAGGGCCCAGCGATACCGGCCACCCGGCGCTTCGGAGAGCACCACTTTCGGTGGAAGGGGCAATTCGTGAAAGGGCGATTCGTTGGAATCCATCTGATATCCGGCGGTATTCGGGTAGATCAGCAGATCGCCGGTTTCGGCTGCGCGGGGCAGCGGAATCCGGCGCCAGCTCAGCATGTCCGATTCGAGGCAGGTGGCGGCACCGACGACCGTTGCCGTCGGGGTTCCCGGCCCGTCCGGCCAGAGCACCGGATCGGGGAGGTATTCGCTGTCGAACCATTGTTCGGAGAGGCTCAGGCTGGAGCCGTCCACGGTCAGAATCCGGTAGGGCTGCCCGTGTTCGTGGCGGGTCTTTCCGCCCTGTACCCGGAAAACCGTGCTGCCCGCGCGGTCCAGCAGGGCGCGCCCCGGTTCGACCGCCAGCGTCGTATCCGTGCGGCGGAGGCGACCGGCGAGATCGTCACGTTCGAGAATCGCGGCCAGCATGGCCGGTCCGGGCTCGGGGAAGGAATACGGATAGTACGACTCGAATGCTTTGCCGGAGTGGAACCAGCGGCGGGTTACTTGCTGCTGGAATGCCGACCAATCGGCGGCGGGAACATAGTCGATACCGAAACCGCCGCCGATGGAAATCATGGTGGCCGGATGACCCATCGATCGCGCGGCACGGCAGCGGTCGATGAGTTGCCCGGCCATATCGGCGCGGAGTAGCGGGTCGTAGCCGGAGAGATGAAAGCTGAAGCCCTGTAGTGAGATCGACGAGTGATCAGTAGCTTCGGAAACTGCGTGATCCAGTTCCTCGGTCGACATTCCGAATCGACTGGCCGATGCGGCGGGCAGCACCCGGAGCAGCACGCTCGTCGGAATATCCAGTGCAGCCAGGCGTTTCAGCTCGCCGATACTGTCCACCGTGATCAGGCATCCGTGCCGGGCGGCCAGCCAGTGCAGATCGTCGGATTTCTCGGGCCCGGTGACCAGTAGGTCCGCTCCGCGAATTCCCTGGCTCAGCGCAGCGGTGAGTTCGCCGGTGCTCGATACGTCGATACCCGCCCCGGCGGTGGCACAGGCCCGCGCCACGCAGGCAGCCTTGTTGGCCTTCTTGCCGTAACAGACAGTGCCGGAGATGCGGGATTCGGTGAAAACCCGCTGGAAGGCGCGGATATTGTCGACAACCCGGGCCGGATACATCAGATGGAAAGGGCCCCCGACCGCGAAGGCGATATCGCCGAGCAGTTGCGGATCGGTGAGGACCTGTTGTTCCCAGTGGTCGCGATGAGCGGGCACCGGGGCGGCCACGGTCCCCTCGGATAGGCGGGAGGGGCTGGGGTCGGCCCCGGCGGGGGCATCGGCTCCGGTCAATCCCATAACGCTACCTCCGTGCCGCGGCCCTCGGCGATCGCGCGTTCGGCCAGCGCGTGGGCCACCGCGACATCGGTGAGCACCAGCCCGCTGTTGTAGACGAAGATCTTTTCCTCCGCCCGCCGCCGGCCCACGGCGCGCCGACTCAGGATCTGCGGTAGTTCCGCGTCCACCCGGCGCAGTTCACCGTTGTCGTCGGCCATATCGGTCCCGGTCAGTGTCATCTGCTCGGCGCTGGTGGCAACGACGCGATCGGCGTCGCGCAGGGTGGAGGGGGCGAGTCCATAACCCACCAGCACCACCACCGAACCCGATTTCAGATGCTCGGATTCGATAGCCACCTCGGTACCCGGGCCGGCGGTCGCGAGGACCACATCCGCCGTCCGTGCCGCGGCATACGGATCGTCGACGTTCTCCAGCAGCGCGTGTGGTGCGTAATCGGCGAGTTGCCGGTGTACCGACTCGATACCCTCGGGATGAGTGCCGTACAGCATCAGTTTGCGCAGTTGCGGATTGGCGGCCAGCAGATGCGGCAGTGCGTTGCGACCCTGAGTGCCGGTGCCGACG is a genomic window containing:
- a CDS encoding arylamine N-acetyltransferase family protein, with the translated sequence MSTSIHPSYRWSGEDLDLDAYLARIGFDGERTPTLATLRGLVRGHTTTFPFENLEIILGRPVRLDVESMQDKMVRRRRGGYCFENCALFAAALERLGFGVTGLAGRIFMGQDSRLLPATHALLRVTTADDGRAWLCDVGFGSGPLEPIELTARDDEFTVGAWRFRLEHGVDELGEELWTLHHFSRNGWLTRRTFTMNPQYRIDQTVGNHYVSTSPHSPFTMRPIAQRFHPEAHHMLDGVTLITGYPDGTGETREVERTDVPKILAEIFDIELDEADATKLVREPWPADHRPVDTD
- a CDS encoding NAD(P)-dependent oxidoreductase — protein: MTVAVIGLGEMGSALATAILDAGHQVVVWNRSAEKAEPLVAKGARAAASPESAVSEAQLLIVNVQGAAVAAELLQSVGTKLAGRTVVNLTDGPSDQATAAAELVTAHGADYLHGQIMTIAPAIGSPDAVIFFGGPRRVFDRHEAELRALGGRATHVSTDPSVPLVYGMAFHGIMWGLLNGFLHAAALLRNAGISIESYSEQAEPSLAALPSLFPMFGAEIDRAEYATPFGALKHHLPSIDDLIAESRARGVDDTLPSYTRQMVADALSAGHGDDSYSRLIEHFDRG
- a CDS encoding TerD family protein — protein: MSVSLAKGGNVSLSEQAPNLTEIAVGLGWDVRTSVGADYDLDASALATGPSSKVLSDQHFVFYNNLRSPEGSIEHTGAELARYDLSEDASSETAMVFGELYHRLTGRRSARVTCVSLA
- a CDS encoding flavodoxin domain-containing protein: MRIVVLFGSEMGTAEKVAEAVAEELNEHQITVFDMSEFDITELDPEIFHIIVCSTYGEGDLPTGAEPFFEALEAHRPDLTALRFAVFGLGDSVYDNTFNRGGEIAAAKLTALGGVQLGDHARHDASTEIKPAAMGREWSRTLPLESITLAPA
- a CDS encoding MATE family efflux transporter; the protein is MIGTPLSRYRPDGRRLAALATPIALTQLAQVAVSTTNIALMGGLGVRAVAAGGLALVLFNQIRTMCVGLITGSGNQIAAAVGAAGKRGDDPDPEIRDVVRSSFLIATVAGLLGGAILIGLGWSLQWLGQDAGVLADARPLMVALAPGLLPCLWFQVLRQYTVGMQRPQALLAVTLGSIAVNLVLAMALIHGWAGLPALGLTGVGAATSLVFLLMFAVFWTMVRRDPELGPTLPVCPWPVRMATVRGELRLGTPIALTYGSEAGMFSVLALVMGAFGPAALAAHNVVYQVIYIVFQIAIGISHGASILVSHSVARDETAHARGLAWLALQFAGVVALVTGLAYAFVPDLVLRPFLDPTDAATLEVARALLLIGIVLQFFDAAQNIGTGLLRGLQATNAGFRLSVVGYWIVGLPTALVLAYPAGMGAAGVWWGLTAGLAATAALMLRKYFSLLDEQDAVLAPRQREAVS
- a CDS encoding PLP-dependent cysteine synthase family protein, producing the protein MSLVTRVTDLIGRTPLFELAATPSGTRLLLKLEQFNPTGAAKIRMAREMVLDAERRGLLRDDGHIIESTSGNTGLGLAVVAAERGYRFTAVVDHHASKDKLRAMRAMGAELVFVAADGDDELATSAREDHAAAMAAALPDAFFTEQHNNDANAVGYYAVAEEILAEVDRVDILLSAVGTGGSLFGTATRLRQLGCVPRVIGVEPVGSIAFGGPGGPYWQSGTGTPPGATIGTAVDYDLLDEGVKVTDRAAFATCRAISHRLGLMLGGSAGGSVHAALTRLEEFPAGSTIVTIVCDGGEKYLDTVFDDDWMAARELLDSETERDVHAMLARYAPAGRGSRPVGAAVLNDAVTGNTPAVRVTRSDDHEHREESDTMVRAR
- a CDS encoding alanine racemase translates to MGLTGADAPAGADPSPSRLSEGTVAAPVPAHRDHWEQQVLTDPQLLGDIAFAVGGPFHLMYPARVVDNIRAFQRVFTESRISGTVCYGKKANKAACVARACATAGAGIDVSSTGELTAALSQGIRGADLLVTGPEKSDDLHWLAARHGCLITVDSIGELKRLAALDIPTSVLLRVLPAASASRFGMSTEELDHAVSEATDHSSISLQGFSFHLSGYDPLLRADMAGQLIDRCRAARSMGHPATMISIGGGFGIDYVPAADWSAFQQQVTRRWFHSGKAFESYYPYSFPEPGPAMLAAILERDDLAGRLRRTDTTLAVEPGRALLDRAGSTVFRVQGGKTRHEHGQPYRILTVDGSSLSLSEQWFDSEYLPDPVLWPDGPGTPTATVVGAATCLESDMLSWRRIPLPRAAETGDLLIYPNTAGYQMDSNESPFHELPLPPKVVLSEAPGGRYRWALDQSFQ
- a CDS encoding ornithine cyclodeaminase family protein, whose protein sequence is MIEDPLSTRDRATPLRVLSRGDLADVPVAPAEVVRAVEEAYIALAAGDSDNPRKLSVANPDGWSVAYAMLGRDGRRRVVAMKTSYKFDPGHDRTTKRYYTTITLYDDTTGAPIAMMDCSRVGALRTPAVSALLVRETLRRDADTVLLVGTGTQGRNALPHLLAANPQLRKLMLYGTHPEGIESVHRQLADYAPHALLENVDDPYAAARTADVVLATAGPGTEVAIESEHLKSGSVVVLVGYGLAPSTLRDADRVVATSAEQMTLTGTDMADDNGELRRVDAELPQILSRRAVGRRRAEEKIFVYNSGLVLTDVAVAHALAERAIAEGRGTEVALWD